One stretch of Candidatus Hydrogenedentota bacterium DNA includes these proteins:
- a CDS encoding LysM peptidoglycan-binding domain-containing protein gives TEAPAEQAQESDPPPNSQRRVYRVVPGDTLAKIAEQYGVTPEEIARWNKLEGKDPLPGLLLDVYLPMAEDTAETAFEEYRVGPGDTLHSIAMRYGVTVPDLLKHNKIPNPNILVEGQRIKIPKSR, from the coding sequence AACGGAAGCGCCGGCCGAACAAGCACAAGAGTCTGACCCGCCGCCGAATTCGCAGCGTCGGGTGTATCGCGTGGTGCCGGGCGATACGCTTGCGAAGATAGCGGAGCAATATGGCGTCACGCCCGAGGAAATCGCGCGGTGGAACAAACTCGAGGGCAAGGACCCGTTGCCCGGCCTCTTGCTCGACGTGTACCTGCCGATGGCGGAAGACACCGCGGAAACAGCATTCGAGGAATACCGCGTCGGCCCCGGCGACACGCTTCACAGCATCGCGATGCGTTACGGCGTCACCGTGCCGGACTTGCTCAAGCACAACAAGATTCCCAATCCCAACATCCTCGTCGAAGGACAACGGATCAAGATACCCAAGTCCCGGTGA